A genomic segment from Alteribacillus bidgolensis encodes:
- a CDS encoding TRAP transporter large permease yields the protein MSPETIGILGIVVLLILFLLKVPVSISLIFIGTIGFGMIRGLDTGLVQLGNTPFGTASSYSLSVIPLFILMGMILSYSGFGQDLFRAVDSWLGHVKGGMALTTIGTSAIFSSISGSVNATTATMARITLPEMKKYNYSPTLSTACVAAGGTLGILIPPSVILILYGILTMEPIGQLLIAGLIPGIVQMLLFMIVIFLWVRKDPAAGPSSEKSDWGTKLKSLSKVWPFVLLFVLTIGGIYLGVFTPTEAGAIGSFGSLVLALITRRLNGKKFIKALSESTRLSAMIFLILIGADIFSQFLSISRIPRQITMFVNGLDWSPFMIMGMILLVYFILGLFLEGIAILVLTLPVIYPLVTQLGFDGVWFGVIMVMVMNIGLITPPLGISVYIISGVVKDIPIERIFKGVMPMLAAMVFAIILFTAFPELITILPELMRG from the coding sequence ATGAGCCCAGAAACGATAGGTATTTTAGGAATTGTCGTACTATTGATTCTTTTTTTGCTGAAGGTGCCTGTAAGTATTTCATTAATTTTTATTGGAACAATTGGTTTTGGTATGATTAGAGGTTTAGATACAGGATTAGTCCAATTGGGCAACACACCGTTTGGAACTGCTAGTTCCTATTCACTCAGTGTGATTCCCTTGTTTATATTAATGGGGATGATTCTATCCTACAGTGGCTTTGGACAAGATTTATTTCGAGCTGTTGATTCATGGTTAGGACATGTGAAAGGCGGAATGGCTCTTACAACAATTGGAACAAGTGCTATATTTTCATCTATTTCTGGTTCCGTAAATGCCACCACCGCGACTATGGCTCGTATTACTCTGCCAGAGATGAAAAAATACAATTATAGCCCCACGTTATCAACTGCTTGTGTAGCCGCAGGCGGTACATTAGGAATTTTAATTCCTCCTAGTGTCATTTTAATTCTCTACGGGATTTTAACGATGGAACCAATAGGTCAATTATTAATTGCGGGTCTTATTCCTGGTATTGTTCAAATGCTTCTCTTTATGATAGTAATATTTTTATGGGTAAGAAAAGATCCCGCAGCTGGTCCTTCATCGGAAAAGTCAGATTGGGGAACAAAACTAAAATCTTTATCAAAAGTATGGCCATTTGTGTTGTTGTTTGTTCTAACAATCGGAGGAATTTATCTTGGGGTATTTACTCCTACGGAAGCAGGGGCTATTGGATCTTTTGGTTCTTTGGTGCTAGCTCTTATTACTAGAAGGTTAAACGGTAAGAAATTCATTAAAGCACTTAGTGAGTCCACTCGTTTATCTGCAATGATATTCCTCATTTTAATTGGAGCAGATATTTTTAGTCAATTTTTATCTATTAGCAGGATTCCAAGGCAGATTACTATGTTTGTCAACGGGCTTGATTGGTCCCCGTTTATGATTATGGGGATGATTCTGCTTGTTTATTTTATTCTTGGATTATTCTTAGAAGGTATTGCCATCTTAGTATTGACTCTCCCAGTTATATACCCTCTCGTTACTCAGTTAGGGTTTGATGGTGTTTGGTTCGGGGTCATTATGGTGATGGTAATGAACATAGGTTTAATTACTCCGCCGCTTGGTATTAGTGTTTATATCATTAGCGGTGTAGTAAAGGATATTCCAATTGAGAGAATATTTAAAGGTGTCATGCCCATGTTAGCTGCTATGGTGTTTGCTATTATCTTATTCACAGCGTTTCCTGAGCTGATTACCATTTTGCCTGAATTAATGAGAGGTTAA
- a CDS encoding aspartate aminotransferase family protein: MNENVVKKANNADHLKKADQQYYFHPTTPLKLQQQSGPGLIIKEGQGINVTDVQEDVYIDGVSSLWNVNIGYGRQEMAEAAKQQILNLSYSSSFFNNSNDKVIQLSEKLAELTPGDLNVSFFTSGGSESNETAFKMVRHYWKLKGNPERTKIIALDLSYHGVTMGATSATGVREFDSMITSSAPGFLHAKPYLTDCEKGDTSHLDYETSIRGIVEKEGPETIAAVILEPVQGVGGINIPPEGYLKAVRELCDEHGIFMITDEVICGFGRTGKMFGVDNWEIVPDVMTVAKGITSGYMQLGAVLLKTDLRDELAEMSEDVFFHGFTYSGHPTACAVALKNLEIIEKEDLVGNAKRMGAELHKGLKYLEEKHKVTAKARTIGLLGAIELFADRENENGFDPSLHAAQQVVEECLNRNLLLRPLAFGGINAVALAPPLIVNKKDIETIIERLSEAIKAFENKAF, from the coding sequence ATGAATGAAAATGTAGTTAAAAAAGCAAACAATGCAGATCATTTAAAAAAAGCGGATCAACAATATTACTTTCACCCGACAACTCCGCTAAAACTGCAGCAGCAAAGCGGACCGGGTTTAATTATTAAAGAAGGGCAAGGGATCAATGTAACAGATGTTCAAGAGGATGTTTATATTGATGGAGTTTCTTCTTTGTGGAACGTAAATATTGGGTACGGTCGTCAAGAAATGGCAGAAGCAGCTAAACAACAAATCCTGAATCTCTCCTATAGTTCTTCCTTTTTTAATAACTCTAACGATAAGGTGATTCAACTATCGGAAAAGCTTGCAGAATTAACACCTGGTGATCTTAATGTAAGTTTTTTCACCTCTGGCGGATCGGAATCTAATGAAACGGCATTTAAAATGGTAAGGCATTATTGGAAATTGAAAGGGAACCCAGAGCGGACGAAAATAATTGCTCTTGATTTAAGCTATCATGGGGTAACAATGGGGGCTACAAGTGCCACAGGAGTTCGAGAATTTGATAGTATGATCACTTCTTCAGCACCGGGATTTCTTCATGCAAAGCCGTACCTGACAGATTGTGAAAAGGGAGATACGTCTCACCTTGATTATGAAACTAGCATTAGAGGTATTGTTGAAAAAGAAGGTCCAGAAACAATAGCAGCTGTCATTTTAGAACCTGTTCAAGGCGTGGGAGGAATAAACATTCCCCCAGAAGGCTACTTAAAAGCTGTTCGAGAGTTATGTGATGAACACGGCATTTTTATGATTACCGATGAAGTAATATGTGGTTTTGGAAGAACCGGAAAAATGTTTGGGGTAGATAATTGGGAAATTGTACCTGACGTAATGACTGTCGCTAAAGGAATAACTAGCGGGTATATGCAGCTGGGTGCTGTCCTTCTAAAAACAGACCTAAGAGATGAACTTGCAGAAATGTCAGAAGATGTATTTTTTCACGGGTTTACCTACAGCGGGCACCCAACTGCTTGTGCGGTTGCATTAAAAAATTTAGAAATCATAGAAAAAGAGGACTTAGTTGGTAACGCGAAGCGAATGGGTGCGGAATTACACAAGGGCTTAAAGTATTTAGAAGAGAAACATAAAGTGACGGCAAAAGCTAGAACAATAGGTTTACTAGGAGCTATTGAATTGTTTGCAGACCGGGAAAACGAGAATGGTTTCGATCCATCTTTGCATGCTGCACAGCAGGTAGTAGAAGAGTGCTTAAATCGAAATCTTCTATT
- a CDS encoding TRAP transporter small permease, whose protein sequence is MKRFISRLEEAVNVVNLILHHIANIVLCFVMLLITFDVIGRFFFNQPITGSFELTELGSAILVFFTFAITHKYKEHIAIGFAVDKMPHRVRHIIEGCIEWFIFVVIAFMSWHILNEAIRTMGRNVTTSDLSLPVYPFIIIASIGSFVFALIALTSGLKHFVKAVEKT, encoded by the coding sequence ATGAAACGATTTATTAGCAGATTAGAAGAAGCGGTAAATGTTGTTAATCTCATTTTGCATCATATCGCTAACATTGTTTTATGTTTCGTTATGCTCTTAATTACTTTTGATGTGATTGGCCGTTTCTTTTTCAACCAGCCGATTACAGGGTCATTTGAATTAACAGAATTAGGTTCAGCGATATTGGTGTTTTTTACATTCGCTATTACTCATAAATACAAAGAGCACATTGCGATTGGGTTTGCTGTAGACAAGATGCCGCATAGAGTAAGACATATTATAGAAGGTTGTATTGAATGGTTTATTTTTGTCGTAATTGCTTTTATGAGTTGGCACATTTTAAACGAAGCTATACGTACGATGGGGCGGAATGTGACAACTAGTGATTTGAGTCTGCCAGTTTATCCATTTATTATAATAGCTTCTATCGGTTCTTTCGTCTTTGCATTGATAGCTTTAACCAGCGGGCTCAAACATTTTGTGAAGGCGGTGGAAAAAACATGA
- a CDS encoding TRAP transporter substrate-binding protein: MIKLTKKLSQTSVLAAASVIMLGACADDSTSDSSSGASESSGEAQEFDFSHMFPSNHVMETEVVQEFKALTEDATNSEVQIISYPGAQLAEPDAQYETAATGVADIGFSVHSYTPGQFPLTSVMELPFMSETGVEGSQILWDLYEEFPELQKEYEDTVPLWTATSEPGQIFTVDKQVKSVEDLEGMRIRSPSPEVNRWLEEMGATPVSMSMNETYEALERGVVDGTVGPFHTLLDYSLHEVIDYVTVGNFYMTTFFAVMNQNSWDSISEENQSAMEEINGEHMSQVVGETMDKRAEEAIQAAEEAGAEFYELSAEDNEKWSEYLQPAIDAWIEDKEEKGLPGQDIYDRAVELSSE, translated from the coding sequence ATGATTAAGTTAACAAAGAAGCTTTCACAAACATCTGTTTTAGCTGCTGCAAGTGTAATTATGCTTGGTGCGTGTGCTGATGACTCCACTTCTGACAGCTCTTCTGGGGCCTCTGAATCATCCGGTGAAGCACAAGAATTTGATTTTTCGCATATGTTTCCTTCTAATCACGTCATGGAAACAGAGGTTGTTCAAGAGTTTAAAGCGTTAACAGAAGATGCAACCAATTCGGAAGTTCAAATTATATCTTATCCAGGGGCGCAGCTGGCTGAGCCAGATGCTCAATATGAAACAGCGGCAACGGGAGTGGCCGATATCGGGTTTAGCGTTCATAGTTATACACCTGGACAATTTCCACTTACTTCTGTCATGGAACTTCCCTTTATGAGTGAAACAGGGGTAGAGGGTTCCCAGATTTTGTGGGATTTGTATGAAGAATTTCCGGAACTGCAAAAGGAATATGAAGACACGGTCCCTTTATGGACTGCAACATCTGAGCCTGGTCAGATTTTCACGGTTGATAAACAAGTGAAAAGTGTCGAAGATTTGGAAGGGATGAGAATACGTTCCCCATCCCCTGAGGTAAATAGGTGGCTTGAAGAAATGGGAGCTACCCCAGTATCGATGTCGATGAATGAAACCTACGAAGCACTTGAACGTGGAGTAGTTGATGGAACGGTAGGACCATTTCACACCTTATTAGATTATAGTTTGCACGAAGTAATTGATTATGTCACTGTTGGTAATTTTTATATGACAACGTTCTTTGCAGTAATGAATCAAAACAGCTGGGATTCTATTAGTGAAGAGAACCAATCAGCCATGGAAGAAATAAATGGAGAACATATGTCACAAGTGGTTGGAGAAACCATGGATAAAAGAGCAGAAGAAGCCATTCAGGCAGCTGAAGAAGCCGGAGCAGAGTTTTATGAACTAAGTGCTGAAGACAACGAAAAGTGGAGCGAATATTTACAACCTGCGATTGATGCTTGGATCGAAGATAAAGAAGAAAAAGGGCTGCCGGGTCAAGACATCTATGACAGAGCTGTTGAATTAAGCTCTGAATAA
- a CDS encoding TetR/AcrR family transcriptional regulator, with protein MSMTTANKIKKSALHLFVEKGYDGTSLTDIGDEVGIKKQSIYAHYKNKDDLFLQVMEKVINEEISFLGDYFGKQKDKTINNILYYFILQLKERYQSVGERNIKFLLKMMFIPPRHLEERVISSAFNYYDSLQTYIKEAFENHEDELEVNAEEGTISFMNFIDGLLVELIYVNVDQFEKRFSISWKIYWRGIEKQM; from the coding sequence ATGTCCATGACGACTGCAAACAAAATTAAAAAAAGTGCTTTACATCTTTTTGTTGAAAAGGGGTATGACGGTACTTCTCTAACAGATATAGGTGATGAAGTGGGTATAAAAAAGCAATCTATATACGCACATTACAAAAACAAAGATGATCTTTTTTTACAAGTAATGGAAAAAGTAATTAATGAAGAAATCTCATTTTTAGGTGATTATTTTGGAAAGCAGAAAGATAAAACGATAAATAACATTTTGTATTACTTTATTCTTCAATTAAAAGAGAGGTATCAATCAGTAGGAGAAAGAAACATTAAATTTCTGCTTAAAATGATGTTTATCCCCCCTAGACACTTAGAAGAAAGAGTGATTTCAAGTGCCTTTAATTATTATGATAGTTTACAAACATACATAAAAGAAGCATTTGAGAATCATGAAGATGAATTAGAAGTCAATGCGGAAGAAGGTACTATATCTTTTATGAATTTTATTGATGGGCTGCTTGTTGAATTAATTTATGTCAATGTTGACCAATTTGAAAAAAGATTCTCTATTTCTTGGAAAATTTATTGGCGAGGAATAGAAAAACAAATGTAA
- the hpaI gene encoding 2,4-dihydroxyhept-2-ene-1,7-dioic acid aldolase yields MSRNYEDIKKRLRGSIAPVVTPFKANHEVDYEKQSELIEFQLENGTHAISVTGTSGEPSSLTTEERVKVMENAIKTINGRVPFAPGTGSTNHDETMYLTKKAEEMGADAAMVIVPYYNKPNQQALYKHFKTVADSVDIPIIIYNIPGRTAQNLEVTTMARLVKDCPNIVGAKESNKDFEHVNRVLLYCGRDFLLYSGIELLCYPMLAIGGAGSISATANVEPKKVAELHDAWETGDVKKAQDLHFELMKLNDVLFKDTNPAPVKAALGMMGKIEPVLRLPMDLPSEELQNEIRETLKEYNIHPQYT; encoded by the coding sequence ATGAGTAGAAACTATGAAGATATTAAGAAAAGATTAAGAGGTTCCATTGCACCGGTTGTTACTCCGTTTAAGGCTAATCACGAGGTAGATTATGAGAAACAGTCAGAATTGATTGAATTTCAATTGGAAAATGGAACGCACGCTATTTCTGTTACCGGTACTTCAGGGGAACCAAGCTCCCTTACGACAGAAGAACGTGTGAAAGTGATGGAAAATGCGATCAAAACGATTAACGGCAGAGTCCCATTCGCACCAGGAACTGGTTCAACCAATCACGATGAAACAATGTATTTAACGAAAAAAGCTGAAGAAATGGGCGCCGATGCTGCAATGGTTATAGTGCCTTACTACAACAAACCAAATCAGCAAGCGTTATACAAACATTTCAAAACAGTTGCTGATTCTGTAGATATTCCAATTATTATTTACAATATCCCTGGGCGTACTGCACAAAATTTGGAAGTTACAACAATGGCACGCCTAGTCAAAGATTGCCCGAATATAGTAGGGGCGAAAGAGTCCAATAAAGATTTTGAACATGTAAACAGAGTGTTACTTTATTGTGGAAGAGATTTTCTATTGTACTCCGGTATTGAATTACTTTGTTACCCAATGCTTGCAATTGGAGGAGCAGGATCAATAAGTGCTACCGCTAACGTAGAACCAAAGAAAGTAGCCGAGCTTCATGATGCTTGGGAAACAGGAGATGTCAAGAAAGCGCAGGACCTTCACTTTGAACTTATGAAGTTAAACGATGTATTATTCAAAGATACGAATCCAGCCCCTGTGAAAGCAGCACTTGGTATGATGGGGAAAATTGAACCAGTATTACGATTGCCTATGGATCTGCCATCCGAGGAGCTTCAAAATGAAATTCGTGAGACATTAAAAGAATATAACATCCATCCACAGTATACTTAA